A DNA window from Solanum lycopersicum chromosome 3, SLM_r2.1 contains the following coding sequences:
- the LOC101244055 gene encoding CDGSH iron-sulfur domain-containing protein → MASTTSIIQPGFSCGGALSSFTAKPRRVVMVRAQAINPDIKKDEAKVVDSVLVTELSKPLTAYCRCWRSGTFPLCDGSHVKHNKETGDNVGPLLLKKQ, encoded by the exons ATGGCGTCTACAACTAGCATAATTCAACCTGGCTTCTCATGCGGCGGCGCATTATCTTCCTTCACCGCAAAGCCAAGGCGTGTGGTGATGGTTCGTGCCCAAGCTATAAACCCAGATATTAAGAAGGATGAAGCGAAAGTGGTCGACTCTGTTCTCGTCACTGAACTCTCTAAGCCTCTCACTGCGTACTGCAG GTGTTGGAGGTCTGGGACTTTTCCTCTATGTGATGGAAGCCATGTGAAGCACAATAAGGAAACCGGCGATAACGTTGGACCCTTGCTGTTGAAGAAGCAGTAA